TTGCGGGCCTGAAGTGCGAATGTTGTCATTAGAGCCATCACTACCATTGCAGCGACAGCGGCGGCCGTGATCGCGGTCACGCGGCGGACGCGGCGTTGGGCGTCGCGGTTGATCAGGGCGTCCAGCGGGACGCCGGCGATGCCAGCGACTATCTTGAGGAAGCCAAGACGCGGACCGTCACCTTCTCTGCGTAAATCCGCGGCGAGCGGCTCTCGGCCCTGCTTTAGCGGCTCGGGAAAAGCTTCTTCCGGTTCGCCGCGCAGGATCGCTGCCAGTACGGGGCGACCCGGATGCAGCTCGCGAAACAGCTCAATCTCGCGCGCGACCCACGGCGATTTCTGGGCATCGGGGGAACAGAGGACAATCAAAGCCTCTGAAACTGACAGTGCCTTCTTGACGCTTTCGGACAGATCTTCTGCAGCCGGCAGATCCTCCCGGTCGCGAAAGATCGGCCCGATGCGTTCCCCAGTCGGCCTTTCGTTAATGGTGGAGCCTTCAAGCTCGCGCAAATATTTTGGTAGGCGGTACGTCTCTAACTTCCGGTGCAGCTTTCGTGCAGCCGCCTTGTCGGCATGGCTGTAGCTCACGAACGCCTTGAACCGGCTTTCTAAAGTGTGATCCGTCGCATCGCTGTCAGCCAAAGCGTCCCCCTGCCTTTGCCCAAATCAAAGACTAGCAGGGAACTTGGATTTTACTAGCAGACAGAATGCCAGCACTTCTCCAAGTGGCCGTGAGAAGTGCCGGCATTCGATTCTTATGGCGCAACGGCACTCAAACAGAACCGACGAGTGGCCAATGCTATTTGGCCATTTGCGATCACGCTGGCTTACGCGCGAACAACCCGAAGCATGCGATCACTGCATAGCAGATAATCGGGATAATCATTGCTGCCGCGAGGTTACCTCCGGTCGCATCTGCGACCACACCATAGAACAGCGGAACAATCGCACCGCCACAAATCGCAACGTTGATAATGCCCGAGCCGTCTGCCGCACGCGGCCCAAGCTTCTCGCATGCGAGCGAGAAGATCGTTGGGAACATGATCGAGTTCATTAAGCCAACCGCGAGCAGCGAATAAGCCGCCAGGTTACCGGACGTTGATATCGAGAGGATGATCAACAAGATTGCTCCTGCAGCATTGAATGCAAGAATCTTGCCCGGGCTGAAAATGCGCAAGAAATACGAGCCGATGAAACGCCCGAGCATAGCGCCGCCCCAATACAGGCCAATCATCCAACCAATGACGCTTTCCGGCTGACCCAGCACGCGCGCTTCCGAAAGATAGTTGATGATGACAGAACCGATTGCGACTTCGCCGCCGACATACAGAAAGATGCAAAGTGCGCCGAAACCGAAGCGGCTGCGCTTGAGCAGATCAAAACCCGCGAGTCCTTCCGAGGCCTCGTGTTTTTCGCCTTTCAAACGGTTGCGGAACATCCACACGACCAAGGCGACGATACCGATCATTACGGCAAGGCCAAGATAGCCCTGCCAGATCGCTTCGCTTCCGGCCTGACGATATTGCTGCAGTTCTATGCCAGAGAGCTGGTCGGCGGTGACGGTAGCAAGGCTACCGAGGATGATCGCAGCACCAACAATCGGGAAGATTGTTGTCCCCAGAGAGTTAAACGCCTGCGCAAAAGTCAGGCGGCTATGCGTGGTTTTCACCGGACCGAGCAGACTGATAAGTGGATTTGCGACTACCTGTACGATCACCACGCCACTTGCGAGGACAAACAGCGCAAAGAGAAACACTCCATATGTCGCGGTCTGGCTCGCCGGGATAAACAGCAGACAGCCAACCATCATAGTCACAAGACCAGCGACGGCGCCGCGCATATAGCCCAGTTTCTTTACCAGCTTCGCACCCGGAATTCCGATTATCGCATAAGCAGCGAAGAAGCAGAATTGCACCAGCATCGCTTCAGTCCAGCTGAGTGTGAAGAGTTCTTTCAGCTTAGGAATAATTACATCATTCAGCGATGTGATACCGCCAAAGATAAAGAACAGCCCGAAGACAAAGTAGTTGAGGCCTGGAGCATCAATGCTTTGTCCGTCACCCTCAATCGGATTTGGATCGGTGCTCGTCCCTACATCAGGTGCCAATGCCATCAGATTATCCCTCTACTTGCCGGACGATACCACTTTTCAGTCGCGCCCGATCTCATTAATCTATGCGATGGTGGGGTTCGTCCGCCAGTCCATCGCTTATACGTATTCGTGCTCAGAAAGAGCACTGCGCGCCCTCAGGCATATCCTGCCGTGCAATTCTGGCAATCTTGATCGACATCGGTGCTTCGCTATAGATTGAGAACGAGTTACCAAGCTGCTTTGCGCAATCTTCGGTGATGATCATTTCCCTCCAGCCCTTGCCAGCGCTGAGACGCAACTGGGCGGTCACATCAATCGCTGTATTGCCCACCGTCAAGGCCACCGTGCCTGCAGGTTGAGCCTCGAGATTATAGAGAATGCGGTAATCGCCGCTGCCATCGCCCTGTTGGGCAAAGGTCAGCTTTGCCTTCGGACCGAATGTGATGTCGCGCGCATCTTCCTGACGCTGATAATCGAAGCCGGCTGCAACAATGCCGCCCGCTTCACCGCGCAGATTTGCAAGTTCGATGCCTCCAGCGCTGGCCGTGATGCCGGACGCCAAGCGCCCCAGATCATACCATGTCGCTGATTTCGCTTCGTTCAGATAGCCGCATGTTTCGTCAATTTTTGCCATTGGCGCAGTGTCGCCGAGTGTGCGGCCGTAACCAACATTAAACAGCCCGCCTTCGCCGTTGAGCGGCGCGCCGCCGCAATCGGATGGCCAACTAAAGGACAGACGCCCAGTAGCCTCGCGCTTGCCATAAAGCACATC
This genomic window from Pontixanthobacter aestiaquae contains:
- a CDS encoding sugar MFS transporter — translated: MALAPDVGTSTDPNPIEGDGQSIDAPGLNYFVFGLFFIFGGITSLNDVIIPKLKELFTLSWTEAMLVQFCFFAAYAIIGIPGAKLVKKLGYMRGAVAGLVTMMVGCLLFIPASQTATYGVFLFALFVLASGVVIVQVVANPLISLLGPVKTTHSRLTFAQAFNSLGTTIFPIVGAAIILGSLATVTADQLSGIELQQYRQAGSEAIWQGYLGLAVMIGIVALVVWMFRNRLKGEKHEASEGLAGFDLLKRSRFGFGALCIFLYVGGEVAIGSVIINYLSEARVLGQPESVIGWMIGLYWGGAMLGRFIGSYFLRIFSPGKILAFNAAGAILLIILSISTSGNLAAYSLLAVGLMNSIMFPTIFSLACEKLGPRAADGSGIINVAICGGAIVPLFYGVVADATGGNLAAAMIIPIICYAVIACFGLFARKPA